A region of Modestobacter marinus DNA encodes the following proteins:
- a CDS encoding short-chain fatty acid transporter has product MTRTPRTDAGSSSPDRSSGLSALMRPVNSVVERYIPSALVFAVVLTFVVAALALLLTDSGPIEVLDGWGDGLSGLLAFMTQMALILLLGHTLANTAPVRRLLTRLAAVPKTALQAYLYVFVIAALASLITWGLGLVVGALLARELAVQGRERGLRLHFPLLVAAGYSGYVIWHMGYSGSGPLTAATEGSFLAEALGGTIPITETIFTWWNVTAAVVTILVVGLALAAVAPRGGDRVVELPAHVRDAEGVALDDEVVTPADRVDGSRVVTTLVGLALVAYLVHHYADGGTASLDIVNWTFLALIFLLVRNPFELIALVKNAAANVGEILLQFPLYAGIMGIMSTTGLIAVFSDAVVDIASPATFGLLAFLSAGVVNFFVPSGGGQFAVQGPVMIDAAQSLGVDPVVAIMAIAYGDQWTNMIQPFWALPVLAIAGLKMRDILGYTTVTLIASGLVFGTVTLLLGVLS; this is encoded by the coding sequence ATGACCAGGACCCCCCGTACGGATGCCGGCTCCAGTTCCCCGGACCGGTCGAGCGGCCTCTCCGCGCTGATGCGGCCGGTCAACTCCGTCGTCGAGCGCTACATCCCCAGCGCCCTCGTGTTCGCCGTCGTGCTGACGTTCGTCGTCGCCGCCCTCGCGCTGCTGCTCACCGACTCAGGGCCGATCGAGGTCCTCGACGGCTGGGGCGACGGGCTGTCGGGGCTGCTGGCCTTCATGACCCAGATGGCGCTGATCCTGCTGCTGGGGCACACGCTGGCCAACACCGCGCCGGTGCGGCGGCTGCTCACCCGGCTGGCCGCCGTGCCCAAGACGGCGCTGCAGGCCTACCTCTACGTCTTCGTGATCGCGGCGCTGGCCTCGCTGATCACCTGGGGCCTGGGCCTGGTCGTCGGCGCGCTGCTCGCCCGCGAGCTGGCCGTCCAGGGGCGGGAGCGGGGCCTGCGGCTGCACTTCCCGCTGCTGGTGGCCGCCGGGTACTCCGGCTACGTCATCTGGCACATGGGCTACTCCGGCTCCGGGCCGCTGACCGCCGCGACGGAGGGCTCGTTCCTCGCCGAGGCCCTCGGCGGCACGATCCCGATCACGGAGACGATCTTCACCTGGTGGAACGTCACCGCGGCCGTGGTCACCATCCTGGTCGTCGGCCTGGCGCTCGCCGCGGTCGCGCCCCGCGGCGGTGACCGCGTGGTCGAGCTGCCGGCGCACGTCCGCGACGCCGAGGGGGTGGCGCTGGACGACGAGGTGGTCACCCCGGCCGACCGGGTCGACGGCAGCCGGGTGGTCACCACGCTGGTCGGGCTGGCCCTGGTCGCCTACCTGGTGCACCACTACGCCGACGGCGGCACCGCGAGCCTGGACATCGTCAACTGGACCTTCCTGGCGCTGATCTTCCTGCTGGTCCGCAACCCGTTCGAGCTCATCGCGCTGGTGAAGAACGCCGCCGCCAACGTCGGGGAGATCCTGCTCCAGTTCCCGCTGTACGCCGGGATCATGGGGATCATGTCTACGACCGGCCTGATCGCCGTGTTCTCCGACGCCGTCGTCGACATCGCCTCCCCGGCGACCTTCGGCCTGCTGGCGTTCCTCTCCGCCGGCGTCGTCAACTTCTTCGTCCCCTCCGGCGGCGGGCAGTTCGCCGTCCAGGGGCCGGTGATGATCGACGCCGCGCAGAGCCTGGGCGTCGACCCGGTGGTCGCGATCATGGCGATCGCCTACGGCGACCAGTGGACGAACATGATCCAGCCGTTCTGGGCGCTGCCGGTGCTGGCCATCGCCGGGCTGAAGATGCGCGACATCCTCGGCTACACGACGGTCACGCTGATCGCCTCGGGGCTCGTCTTCGGGACGGTGACGCTGCTGCTCGGCGTGCTGTCCTGA